In Nicotiana tabacum cultivar K326 chromosome 17, ASM71507v2, whole genome shotgun sequence, one DNA window encodes the following:
- the LOC107801553 gene encoding uncharacterized protein LOC107801553, producing the protein MANDAGSGSSSTDQAQNQRTAQKNKSKLTPFSKVWSDEDEVSILTGIIKFRKEKGLDIQTNMFAFYNYIIDSLMLQATLTQLREKVRALRKKYEKNVSSKKSPKTPHEVELFQLSQKIWMVNAKESEHQKEFVDGKSETPNTSEPRQPVKKNVLENWLSQQHIPEIEQPIQEIIPKIGLGSQNLLALLKRIAEDVELVANAMSRSQRQVDGERLDLYFLSKDLLVKFGRVVKEIKAKPEMRHSSELLEQEILKAYLEAKIEHTQLVSNAYNTFIQADVAVAAPTKPMKKGKREAENKIEKLVSTKKQKKHLAVAQAAEKQKKKKKKKKKKKKKKQETSSCDDGSQPEDEKLTETPTPLKKVTLAKNGKLASRSGDSDSSGEDEAPSKKAVATSSKNGVAAKKNDDSSDDSSSEEDSSSEAKKPPANVSAAASKKDESSDDQSSSEDDSSSSEEEEGVVKNAPAAASKKEKSSVESSDDDDDDDEPPSKVVSQPTKAPQAVKKNCDSSEETDSDEDDSDSDKGKAAAVCKKKIPSSADGDDESKDDTSEESDEEEPQKKKIKPSSTPTVSNTRKESSSEEYVPAGKIPPANGSAAASKKDESSDESSSEDDSSAEEEEDAVNKAPAAAPKKGTAATSKKEESSDESSSDDDPSSTPAVSKKESSSEESSDEDESSKEEEYEKPSRTPKKQKTPKAQTPGSKTLFVGNLPNSVEDGSFEGSC; encoded by the exons ATGGCGAATGATGCAGGTTCCGGCTCCAGCTCTACGGACCAAGCACAAAATCAGCGAACAGCTCAAAAGAACAAGTCTAAACTTACTCCTTTTTCTAAAGTGTGGAGCGATGAAGACGAAGTATCCATACTTACAGGTATTATCAAGTTCCGTAAAGAAAAAGGACTTGATATACAAACAAATATGTTTGCATTTTATAATTACATTATAGACTCTCTTATGCTTCAAGCGACATTAACTCAGTTAAGAGAAAAAGTTAGAGCTTTGAGGAAAAAATATGAGAAAAATGTTAGCAGTAAAAAGAGTCCAAAAACTCCACATGAGGTGGAGTTGTTCCAGTTGTCTCAAAAAATATGGATGGTTAATGCCAAAGAATCCGAACACCAAAAAGAGTTTGTAGACGGGAAATCGGAAACCCCAAACACATCGGAACCCAGGCAGCCAGTAAAAAAGAACGTGCTGGAAAATTGGCTGTCGCAGCAACACATTCCAGAAATTGAACAGCCAATACAGGAAATAATACCGAAAATTGGACTGGGTTCGCAAAATCTGCTAGCATTGCTAAAGCGAATAGCAGAAGATGTAGAACTTGTAGCAAATGCTATGTCACGTTCGCAAAGGCAAGTTGATGGAGAACGGTTGGATCTTTATTTTCTAAGCAAGGATTTACTTGTGAAGTTTGGGAGAGTGGTGAAGGAGATCAAAGCGAAACCAGAAATG AGACATTCTTCTGAACTACTTGAACAAGAGATATTAAAAGCCTACTTGGAAGCAAAGATAGAGCACACACAATTAGTTTCAAATGCCTATAATACTTTCATTCAG GCTGATGTTGCTGTAGCTGCTCCGACCAAACCCATGAAGAAAG GGAAGAGAGAAGCTGAGAATAAAATTGAGAAGTTAGTGAGTACaaagaagcaaaagaagcatTTGGCTGTAGCACAAGCTGCTGAaaaacagaagaagaagaagaagaagaagaagaagaagaagaagaagaaacaagaaacCAGTTCCTGTGACGATGGCTCTCAGCCAGAAGACGAGAAG CTTACTGAAACACCGACACCTCTTAAGAAAGTGACTCTTGCCAAGAATGGAAAATTAGCCAGCCGTTCGGGGGATTCAGATTCTTCAGGCGAGGATGAA GCTCCTTCTAAGAAGGCTGTTGCAACTTCAAGTAAGAATGGTGTTGCTGCTAAGAAGAATGATGATTCGAGTGATGATTCTAGTTCTGAGGAAGATAGCAGTTCTGAAGCCAAGAAACCTCCTGCTAATGTCTCTGCTGCAGCTTCTAAGAAAGACGAGTCAAGTGATGATCAGTCTAGTTCTGAGGATGATAGCAGCAGCTCTGAGGAGGAGGAGGGTGTTGTTAAGAATGCGCCTGCTGCTGCCtcaaaaaaggaaaaatctagtgtcgagtccagtgatgatgatgatgatgatgat GAGCCTCCGTCTAAGGTAGTTTCTCAACCAACAAAAGCTCCTCAAGCCGTGAAAAAGAATTGTGACAGCTCCGAAGAAACCGACTCTGATGAAGATGATTCtgattcggacaag GGTAAGGCTGCTGCTGTATGTAAAAAGAAG ATTCCTTCATCTGCAGACGGTGATGATGAGAGTAAGGATGATACTTCTGAAGAAAGTGATGAAGAAGAGCCTCAAAAGAAAAAGATCAAG CCCTCTAGCACTCCAACTGTCTCAAATACTCGAAAGGAGAGTAGTTCTGAGGAATATGTTCCTGCAGGCAAGATACCTCCTGCTAATGGCTCAGCTGCAGCTTCAAAGAAAGACGAGTCAAGTGATGAGTCTAGTTCTGAGGATGATAGCAGCGCTGAGGAGGAGGAGGATGCCGTTAATAAGGCGCCTGCTGCTGCACCTAAAAAGGGTACTGCCGCTACCTCTAAAAAGGAAGAATCCAGCGACGAGTCTAGTTCAGATGATGAT CCCTCTAGCACTCCAGCTGTCTCAAAGAAGGAGAGTAGTTCTGAGGAATCTTCTGATGAAGACGAGTCCTCTAAAGAAGAAGAGTATGAAAAACCATCGAGAACTCCCAAGAAG CAAAAGACCCCTAAAGCTCAAACTCCGGGATCAAAAACATTGTTTGTTGGAAATCTACCCAACTCGGTTGAGGATGGTTCTTTTGAGGGCTCATGTTGA